One Pagrus major chromosome 11, Pma_NU_1.0 genomic region harbors:
- the ntmt2 gene encoding N-terminal Xaa-Pro-Lys N-methyltransferase 2 has product MEISAEDDGRSSSPGFELKAAHQAVRDRWKETDDTMCRHSMSFHLHHTLRSEFFASYLYLVEKIPLVKLFPVTCEYIKGEKQFYYRAQQFYEDVPASEEGMMGDYVDISNDDLEGSRQFLKRFVGPGKAGTHCALDCGSGIGRVTKGVLLPVFEKMEMADMMEHFLLHAHEEYLGDDADRIETYYCYNLQEFTPPKNKYDVIWMQWVACHLTDKDLLNFLFRCKKSLRPNGVIIIKDNMARQGCKLDPIDSSISRHLDIMKCIIAKAGLEVLAVEKQDGFPEIIMPVWMIAMK; this is encoded by the exons atggaGATTTCTGCTGAGGATGATGGTCGCAGCTCATCACCAGGCTTTGAGTTAAAGGCCGCTCACCAGGCGGTCAGGGATCGCTGGAAAGAGACGGATGACACCATGTGTCGCCACAGCATGTCCTTCCACCTGCACCACACGCTGAGGAGCGAGTTCTTCGCCAGCTACCTGTACCTGGTGGAGAAGATTCCTCTGG TGAAACTGTTTCCGGTCACCTGTGAGTACATCAAAGGAGAGAAACAGTTCTACTACAGGGCTCAGCAGTTCTACGAGGACGTCCCGGCCTCAGAGGAGGGCATGATGGGAGATTATGTGGACATATCCAACGATGATCTGGAGGGTTCCCGGCAGTTTCTGAAGAGGTTTGTG GGTCCTGGTAAGGCCGGCACACACTGTGCCCTGGACTGTGGCTCCGGGATCGGCCGTGTCACCAAAGGCGTCCTCCTTCCTGTCTTTGAGAAAATGGAGATGGCGGACATGATGGAGCACTTCCTGCTCCATGCACACGAGGAGTACCTCGGCGACGACGCCGACCGTATCGAGACCTACTACTGCTACAACCTGCAGGAGTTCACACCTCCGAAGAACAAGTACGACGTCATCTGGATGCAGTGGGTGGCAT GCCACCTCACAGACAAAGACCTGCTGAACTTCCTGTTTCGCTGTAAGAAGAGTCTGCGTCCAAACGGCGTCATCATAATAAAGGACAATATGGCGCGGCAGGGCTGCAAGCTGGACCCCATCGACAGCAGCATCAGCCGCCACCTGGACATCATGAAGTGCATCATCGCCAAGGCCGGCCTGGAGGTCCTGGCTGTGGAGAAGCAGGATGGCTTCCCCGAGATCATCATGCCTGTCTGGATGATCGCCATGAAATAG